The DNA window CATAGGGAGGGAATTCGGCAGCGGCGGAAGACGGATCGGGGAGCTGCTGGCGAAAGAACTGGAGATTCCGTGCTATGACAGACATTTAATAGAGGAGGCGGCCTGCTGCAGCGGAATTGAGACAAAGGAGCTGGAGGACGCCGACGAGATGAAGGCAAACCGCTTTCTGTTCAAGGTGCCTGCCAAGGCCAATCCGTTTACGGGTTATGGAAAACCGATGAATGACACACTCTTTGCGATACAGTCCGGGCTGATTAAAAAATATGCAGACAAAGGCTCCTGCGTCATTGTGGGCCGTTGTGCGGATAAGGTGCTGGAGGATTGTGACGGGCTGATATCCGTATTTATTTACGCTCCGCTCCAATCGCGCGTTCAGGAAGTCGGAAAACGCTATGAGACCGATGAAGAGGAGGCCCTCTATCTGGTCCGTCAGGCGGATAAAATCAGACGGAATTATTACAACTATTATACAAAGAAGAAATGGGGAGACAGGAGCAGCTACGATCTGATGATCGACAGCAGCCATTTCTCGGAACGGGAAGTAGCGGCCATGATCCGGGCCCTGGTAGAGGAAAGAAAAGCCGCCTGGGAGGAAGAAAAATTTTCTTCACCAGAGAAATAAAAAACCGGCAGAACGGCAGAGGATATAAGCCGCATAATATAATTTAGCAGAATTTACAGTATGGCATTCATAACAAGATGCGGCCTGATGCAGCGGAAGCCGCAGGAACAATGCAGAAAGAGTGGGAGAGCAGATGGATAAGAACAGGATATTAAATCGTGACAATCAAACAGATTCAGGGAAAATAAAGAAAAGAAAGATGTTTGCACAAGCGGCTCTCTGCCTGGCGTTCACCCTTGGAACCGCAATGCCTGCGCTGGCGGATGGCGGAAGCTTTCAGCAGAACGGCGAGGGCCGGTGGATGTACATAATGCAGGACGGCGCGGCAGCGGCTCCGGGCTGGATTCAGTCCGATGGAAACTGGTACAGAATCGGAGACGATGGATTCAGGCAAACCGGCTGGATTATGGAAGGAGACGCCTGGTATTACCTGGATGAGGCGGGAGTGATGGCAACGGGCTGGAAGAGCATTGACGGAAAACACTACTATTT is part of the [Clostridium] symbiosum genome and encodes:
- a CDS encoding cytidylate kinase-like family protein → MKKIVISIGREFGSGGRRIGELLAKELEIPCYDRHLIEEAACCSGIETKELEDADEMKANRFLFKVPAKANPFTGYGKPMNDTLFAIQSGLIKKYADKGSCVIVGRCADKVLEDCDGLISVFIYAPLQSRVQEVGKRYETDEEEALYLVRQADKIRRNYYNYYTKKKWGDRSSYDLMIDSSHFSEREVAAMIRALVEERKAAWEEEKFSSPEK